The genomic stretch CGTGCGGTCGCCCAGCTGGGCAAGCCGACGGCAGCAGTCCTCTTCATGGGTCGCCCGTACGGCATCGCCGCCGTCGACGAAGTGGTGCCGGGCATCGTCACCGCCTACTTCCCGGGCTCGGAGGGGCCGGTCGCGCTGGCCCGCGTCCTCTTCGGGCTCTCGACGCCGGGCGGGAAGCTGCCCTTCACCATGCCGCGGCACTCCGGCCAGGTCCCGATCTACCAGGCGCACAAGCGGGGCAGCGGAGACCGCCGCGAGCCGGCCGACATGTGGAAGGGGTACCGGGACATGCCCATGACGCCGCTGTTCCCCTTTGGTCACGGCCTCACGTACACGACCTTCGAGTACGGGGATGTCAGCAGCGAGGCGGCCGAGGTGACTCCGGAGGGCGAGGCCGTGCTCCGCGTCCCCGTCCGGAACACCGGGTCGAGGGCGGGGGCGGAGGTGGTGCAGTTCTACGCGAGCCAGCCGGTCCGCGGCATGACCCGCCCGGTGCAGCAGCTCGTTGGCTTCGCCCGGGTGGACCTGGAGCCCGGCCAGGAGGCCGAGGTCGAAGTCGTGTTGCCGGTGGACCAGCTCGGCTTCACCGGTGTCGACGGTCGGTTCGTCGTCGCGCCGGGCGAGGTGACCGTGCACGTCGGCTCCTCGTCGGTCGACCTCCGGACCTCCAGTTCGTTCGCCATCACCGGCGACCGGCCGCAGCTCGTCGGTCGGCGGACGTACCTCCCGCGTGTCTCGGTCCGCCGGCCGGGATGACCCCCTCGGTCGGGGAGGCGGGATCGCCCGCCTCCCCGGCTGACTTCGAGCCACGGCCGGTCACGGCCCCGTGGTAGCCGCACACCCACCGGACGGGGCCGGCGCGGTCCGCCCGTCCGGCTCGCCCGCGAGCGGAGGAGACCGCCCGATGAGTGCCATCCCGATCTTGCCCGGCTTCCACCCGGACCCCTCCATCTGTCGGGTCGGTGACACCTACTACCTCGCCACGTCCAGCTTCGAGTACGCGCCGGGCGTGCCGCTGTTCAGCAGCCGCGACCTGCTCCGCTGGGAGCAGATCGGCAACGTGCTCGACCGCCCCAGTCAGCTCAACGTCCGGCCGGGGCTCGCGAGCGCCAGTTCCGGCGTCTACGCGCCGACGTTGCGGCACCACGCCGGCCGCTTCTGGCTGGCCACCACGAACATCGCCGACATCCGGCTTGGGCACCTGCTCGTCCACGCCGAGGACTCGGCCGGCCCGTGGAGCGAGCCGGTGTACACCGCGGGCACCATCGGCGTCGACCCGGACCTGGCCTGGGACGACGACGGCACCTGCCTGCTGACCTGGTCGGACCCGTTCGGTGGGGTCGCCCAGGCGGTCCTGCTCCCGTCGACCGGTCGGCTCGGCTCCGAACCGAGACCGCTCTGGGCGGGCAGCGGGCTGGCCCATCCTGAGGGCCCGCACCTGTTCCGACGCGACGGCTGGTGGTACCTCGTCGTGGCCGAGGGCGGTACGGGGCGGGGTCACGGGGTCTCCGTCGCCCGGGCCCGTAGTGCCACCGGGCCGTTCGAGGGGCACCCGACCAACCCTGTCTTCTCGCACCGCAGCACCGGCGACCCGGTCCAGAACACCGGCCACGCCGACCTCGTCGAGCTCCGTGACGGCAGCTGGGCCGTGGTGCATCTGGGAGTCAGGCCGCGCGGCTCCTTCCCGCAGTACCACGTCAACGGGCGTGAGACCTTCCTCGCCGGCGTCGACTGGGTCGACGGCTGGCCGGTCGTGGTCGAGGACCGGTTCGAGGTCCCCGAAGCGGTCACCGCCTTCGTGGACGACTTCTCCGGTGACCGCCTGCACCCGCGATGGATCTCACCCGGGGTCCAGCCGCAGCAGTTCGCCGCGGTCCGTCCGGGAGGCGGGATCCAGCTCGCCGCAGGACGCCCGGTGTCCGCACGCGAGGCCGAGCGGCTGTTGGCGGTACGAGCGCGCGACGAGGAGTGGACCGTCGAGGTGACGGTCACGGAGGGGGACGTGGCGCTGACCGTGCGCATCGACGACGCCCACTGGGTGGCGGTGGAGCGGTGCGGCGGTGCCCTCGCGGTCCGCATGGCCGTCGGTCCGCTGGACCAGGTGCTCGCCACTGCCACTGACGTGTCGCCGGACCGGCCGCTGGTCGTGCGCGCTGTCGCTGCCCAGGACCGTCGTGGCCGCCGCAGCGGGCCGGACCGGCTCGAGCTGGGTTGGGTGGACGAGGAGGGGGTGCACGTCCTGGCGGGCGTGGACGGTCGCTACCTGTCCACCGAGGTGGCCGGCGGGTTCACCGGACGCGTCATCGGCGTCGAGGCCCTGGGTGGACCGGCGGTGCTCACGCGATTCGAGTACCGGACCTCATGAAAATAGTGTTGTAGTACGGGATTGATGCTAGTGTGACGCCAACCACGACAGCTGCGATGCCGCCGTCCTCCGTCCTCGTCGAAGGGCCATGACATGTCCGAACTCCCACTCGGGTTCCTCTGGGGGGCCTCGACCGCCCCGCACCAGGTGGAGGGAAACAACCTCAACAGCGACTTCTGGGCGCGTGAGGGCTCGATGCCGGGCAGCGAGCGCAGTGGCGACGCGTGCGACAGCTATCACCGCTACCCGGAGGACATGCAACTGCTGGCCGACGCCGGCCTGACCGCCTACCGGTTCGGCATCGAGTGGGCTCGCATCGAGCCCGAGCCGGGACTCGTCTCCCGTGCGGTGCTCGCCCACTACCGGCGGATGATCGACACGGCCCTCGGCCTGGGGCTCACCCCGGTCGTCACGTTGCAGCACTTCACCACCCCGCGCTGGTTCGCCGAGGAGGGCGGCTGGATGAGCGACCGGGCGGTCGACCGCTTCGTCGGCTACGTGCGCGCCGCGACCGGCATCCTGGACGGCGTTCCGTGGGTCGTCACCATGAACGAGCCGAACATGCAGGCGATGATGACCATGCTGGCGCGGCTCGCCCGTGACCCGGAGCAGCGGAAGAAGTGGCAGAGCCCGACGGTCGAGGGTGGGCCCCGGCCGCCCCTCCCGGCGCCGGATCTGGAGATCGGACGGCGCATGGTGGAGGCGCACCACGCCGTCCGCGACGTCGTGCGGGAGCAGACCGGCGCCAAGGTGGGCTGGACGGTCGCCAACCGTGCTTTCGTCGCCCGTCCGGGAGCCGAGGAGAAGGCCCGCGAGCTGCAGTGGCAGTGGGAGGATCTCTACCTCGACGCGGCGAGGGAGGACGACTTCGTCGGCGTGCAGTCCTATTCCAGCCAGTGGGTCAACGCCGAGGGGATCGAGCCGTACCCGCCGTCGCCGGACAACACCCTGGTCGGGACCGCCTATCGGCCCGACGCGATCGGCATCGCCGTCCGGCACACGGCGGAGGTGACCGGGGGAGTGCCGATCCTGATCACCGAGAACGGGATCGCCACCGCTGACGACAGCCGGCGCGTCGCCTACACGACCGAGGCGCTGCAGCACCTGTTCGCCGCCATGGACGACGGCGTGGACGTGCGCGGCTACCTGCACTGGAGCGCCCTGGACAATTACGAGTGGGGCCACTGGGAGCCGACCTTCGGGCTCATCGCGGTCGACCGGGAGACATTCGAGCGCCACCCGAAGCCGAGCCTGGGCTGGCTGGGGAGCGTTGCCCGTCGCGGTGGCCTGTGACGCCCGAGGCGACGGCAGTGCCGCTCCCGGCGCCCACTGACGACACCGGTCTGCACGCGGTCGGTCGGCTGCCCATGCACTCGCTGCGGCGTGAGCCGGAGGTACCGCTCGACGGGCTCTGGGACTTCCAGTTGCTCCCGTCGCCGACCGCTGCGCGCAGCAACCGGTGGGCGACCGTCCAGGTGCCCGAGCTGTGGACCATGCGCGAGCCCGCCGACCCCCCGCACTACACGAACGTCCCCATGCCCTTCGACGAGGTGCCGCCCGCCGTCCCGCGAGCGAACCCCACCGGGGTGTACCGGCGCACCGTGTCCCTCAGTCTGCGGCCGGGCCGCCGCACGGTGCTGCACGTCGGTGCCGCCGAGGGGCTGCTGCGCGCCTTCGTCAACGGGCGCCCCGTCGGGCTCAGCTCTGACTCGCACCTCGCCGCCGAGTTCGACGTCACCGACGCCGTCGTCGAGGGACCGAACACCGTGGAGCTGGTCGTCAGCAAGTGGTCGGCGGTCAGCTACCTGGAGGACCAGGACCAGTGGTGGCAGGCCGGCATCAGTCGATCGGTCTTCCTCTACAGCGTGCCCGAGGTGCACCTGGCCGACCTGAGGGTCGTCGCCGACCTCGACCCGGCCACCGGCCGCGGCAGCCTGCAGGCCACCGTCCAGACCAACGGCCTGGCCCACCTCCGCGACGTCGAGCACACCCTGCAGGTGGAGGTGCTCGGCCGCACAGAGGAGGTGCCGGTGGCACCGCGGGTGACCGCACCCACGTTGCCCAGGGGCGGCGACGACCGGTCCACCCGTCCGGAGCCCCGCCTGCCGGCGGACTTCATGGACCTGGTCAGCCTGAACGCCGCGAGCGCGCCGATCCCACCGGAGTTCCGGGCCACCCCGGGGATGCTCGGCCAGCAGCACCGGTCCTCGTCGCCCGCCGGGACCGCGGTCGTCTTCCTCGGCGACCTCGACGTCCGGCCGTGGTCGGCTGAGACCCCGCACCTGGAAGAGCTCGTCGTCCGGCTGGTCGACGGCGGTGGCGAGGTGGTCGACGAGACCCGCACGCGGATCGGCTTCCGCCGGGTCCGGATCGAAGGGCCCGACCTGCTGGTGAACGGCCGGCGGGTGCTCATCCAGGGCGTGAACCGGCACGACGTCGACCCGTGCACCGGCCGCGTGCTCTCGCAGGAGCGTCAGCTGGCCGAGCTGTCGCTGCTCAAGCGGTGCAACGTCAACGCGATCCGCACCGCCCACTACCCGAACGACCCGTCGTTTCTGGACCTCTGCGACCGACTCGGCTTCTACGTCGTGGACGAGGCCGACGTGGAAGGGCACGCCTTCGCCTCCACGATCGCGGACGACCCTCCGTACCTCGGCGCCATCGTCGAGCGGGTGCAGCGCATGGTCGCGCGGGACCGCAACCACCCGTCGGTGATCCTCTGGTCGCTGGGGAACGAGACCGGCTACGGCGCAGCGCACGACGCCGCAGCGGCGTGGGTCAGGCACGCCGATCCGACCCGGCCCGTCCACTACGAGGGCGCCGTCGCCACCGACTGGCACGGAGGACGGGCAGCCACCGATGTCGTCTGCCCGATGTACCCGACGTTCGACGCGCTGCGGGCCTACTCGGCCGACGAGCGCACCGACCGGCCGTTGATCACGTGCGAGTACGCCTACTCCCAGGGCAACAGCACCGGAGGCCTGGCCGAGTACTGGGAGCTCTTCGAGTCGCTCCCCGGCCTGCAGGGCGGGTTCATCTGGCAGTTCACCGACCACGCGCTCGATCCGGATGGCGACGGGCGACACCGGTACGGCGGCGACTTCGGCGACGAACCGAACAACGGGCCGACCCTGCTCAACGGCGTGGTGTTCGCCGACCTCACCCCGAAGCCGGCGCTCTACGAGGCCCGTGGCCTGTTCAGCCCGGTCCGCCTCCTGTCCGGAGCAGACGAGGCCCTGAGCGGACGGGTGCGCCTGCGCAACCGGCAGAGCTTCGCCGACCTGAGCGGCTTCGAACTCGAACTGCGCGTCGAGACGACAGCCGGACCGCTGGGTGCGGTCCTCGTGCCCACCCCGGACGTGGCCGCCGGCGCCGAAGGCGGCCTGGTCCTGCCTGCGTCGGTGTGCGACCTGCTCCGCAGCCCTGCGGCTCTCGCGCTCACCCTGGCCGTGCGCACGCGCGGCG from Modestobacter roseus encodes the following:
- a CDS encoding glycoside hydrolase family 43 protein is translated as MSAIPILPGFHPDPSICRVGDTYYLATSSFEYAPGVPLFSSRDLLRWEQIGNVLDRPSQLNVRPGLASASSGVYAPTLRHHAGRFWLATTNIADIRLGHLLVHAEDSAGPWSEPVYTAGTIGVDPDLAWDDDGTCLLTWSDPFGGVAQAVLLPSTGRLGSEPRPLWAGSGLAHPEGPHLFRRDGWWYLVVAEGGTGRGHGVSVARARSATGPFEGHPTNPVFSHRSTGDPVQNTGHADLVELRDGSWAVVHLGVRPRGSFPQYHVNGRETFLAGVDWVDGWPVVVEDRFEVPEAVTAFVDDFSGDRLHPRWISPGVQPQQFAAVRPGGGIQLAAGRPVSAREAERLLAVRARDEEWTVEVTVTEGDVALTVRIDDAHWVAVERCGGALAVRMAVGPLDQVLATATDVSPDRPLVVRAVAAQDRRGRRSGPDRLELGWVDEEGVHVLAGVDGRYLSTEVAGGFTGRVIGVEALGGPAVLTRFEYRTS
- a CDS encoding glycoside hydrolase family 1 protein, producing the protein MSELPLGFLWGASTAPHQVEGNNLNSDFWAREGSMPGSERSGDACDSYHRYPEDMQLLADAGLTAYRFGIEWARIEPEPGLVSRAVLAHYRRMIDTALGLGLTPVVTLQHFTTPRWFAEEGGWMSDRAVDRFVGYVRAATGILDGVPWVVTMNEPNMQAMMTMLARLARDPEQRKKWQSPTVEGGPRPPLPAPDLEIGRRMVEAHHAVRDVVREQTGAKVGWTVANRAFVARPGAEEKARELQWQWEDLYLDAAREDDFVGVQSYSSQWVNAEGIEPYPPSPDNTLVGTAYRPDAIGIAVRHTAEVTGGVPILITENGIATADDSRRVAYTTEALQHLFAAMDDGVDVRGYLHWSALDNYEWGHWEPTFGLIAVDRETFERHPKPSLGWLGSVARRGGL
- a CDS encoding glycoside hydrolase family 2 TIM barrel-domain containing protein, translated to MHSLRREPEVPLDGLWDFQLLPSPTAARSNRWATVQVPELWTMREPADPPHYTNVPMPFDEVPPAVPRANPTGVYRRTVSLSLRPGRRTVLHVGAAEGLLRAFVNGRPVGLSSDSHLAAEFDVTDAVVEGPNTVELVVSKWSAVSYLEDQDQWWQAGISRSVFLYSVPEVHLADLRVVADLDPATGRGSLQATVQTNGLAHLRDVEHTLQVEVLGRTEEVPVAPRVTAPTLPRGGDDRSTRPEPRLPADFMDLVSLNAASAPIPPEFRATPGMLGQQHRSSSPAGTAVVFLGDLDVRPWSAETPHLEELVVRLVDGGGEVVDETRTRIGFRRVRIEGPDLLVNGRRVLIQGVNRHDVDPCTGRVLSQERQLAELSLLKRCNVNAIRTAHYPNDPSFLDLCDRLGFYVVDEADVEGHAFASTIADDPPYLGAIVERVQRMVARDRNHPSVILWSLGNETGYGAAHDAAAAWVRHADPTRPVHYEGAVATDWHGGRAATDVVCPMYPTFDALRAYSADERTDRPLITCEYAYSQGNSTGGLAEYWELFESLPGLQGGFIWQFTDHALDPDGDGRHRYGGDFGDEPNNGPTLLNGVVFADLTPKPALYEARGLFSPVRLLSGADEALSGRVRLRNRQSFADLSGFELELRVETTAGPLGAVLVPTPDVAAGAEGGLVLPASVCDLLRSPAALALTLAVRTRGDALWAPSRTEVALQQVVLPRRPVPLPAGHAPEAEVRGDGAVEHPVLHRAPRLCLWRALTDNDRSFALDQRFVRSGFFRLTPTGTDVDRSAHGTVVTTRYAAAFGDEVVHRRTVRTIGPGDWVLREEVSLPEGTTDGLRVGVEFELVDGFEQAQWVGLGPWENYPDRAASALLGAWASPIDDLAVPYVLPQENGTRGGVTELRLSGPAGEVRAVSPTPLHLNVSRYTVDQLEGAAHWWELPPSRTTVVHLDVAHRGVGTALLGPDTRKPYRLSSREHAWEWQLTLTGPR